The Paraburkholderia hospita region GCGCGCTGGAGTGCCTCGCGTGTTGCCTTGTAGTTGAACTCCTGGATCTTCTTGTCGTCGTCGGCTTCCCAGTGGATGAAGACGCCGACGCAGATGAACAGGTCGTCGGCTTCGTCCTTCGGAATCGTGCCGTCTTCGACGCAATCCGCGACGGCGAGCGCTACCGCGTGCTGCGCCGGGCCGAACATCTGCACGGCCTGCTTTGCGCCCTTGATGGTCACCTTGTTGAACAGCACGGTGTTGGGCTTGGTCAGCAGATTCGGCGCAACGACGGCGAGCAGCGACGTGAAGCCGTCCTTGTTGTTGGTGAGCGCGTGGCAGAAAGCCGATTCGGCTGCTGAGCCTCGCGGCCCGATGATCAGATCGATGTGGGCGACTTCGTTGCCCTCGCCGATAAGCGACTCGCCTACCATTACGCGGTTGATCTTGGCCATGCTGTTCCTCCAGTGAATTGGGTCTGTCGACGTGTGACGAACTCGCGACGCGTGGCGACCAACCGCGCGTTGTTTGAGGGGGACGCACCGCGTTTCCGTGTAACAGGAACCATGCCAATTGATCTCGCGATGCACTCAGACGGTGTCGCAAGTGAAGCGCTGAGGGTCGAGCAGGGCGGCGACAAACAGCGTCGCGACGCTCAGATCGGCGCTCGTGCCTGGGTTGACGCCTTGCGCCTTCAGTTCGGCATCCCATGCATCGAGCCGCGCGGCGTGCGCGGGAGTGTCCGCGCCGAGCCATTGCGCGTGGCGTTCGCGCGCCTCTCGCGTGACACTTTGCGCCACGGCCACGCCATGCTTGCGCAGTATGTGCGAATCGGGCCACGCGCCGAGGAAGGTGAGAAAGACGTCGAGCGTGATAGCGGTCGGCGTGCTGCAGTGCGATTGCGCGATCGTATCGAGGCCCGAGCCGAAGATGTCCGCGAAGCCGTTCGCGTATTGACGCGCGATGCTGTCGCGTTCTGCGGCCAGCGACATTGCTTCGCGCAGATCGACGGTGGGCGGCGCATGCACCGATTGCTCCGGCGCGTCGCCCAGTCCACCGGGATTGGCGAGCGCGATCGCACGATATGCGGCGCGCGCGTCGTCGACGTCGAGACGCGAGAGGACGTTTTCGACGGATGCTTGCCAGCGTGTGGCGTCGAGCGGTGCGGTGTCGCTCAAGGGTTCTAGCGCGGCAGCAAGCGGCGCGACCAGCAACACGATGCCGAGATTCGTATTGCATCCGGCGACCTGCTGCGTGCGCGTCACGGCATCGAGAATGCGCGTGCCGACGCGCGCGCCGCGCGCGAACAGCGCAGGCGCGGCGGCCTCCGCGCTGTCGATGAACTGCGCGGCCTGCATCCCGTGTCCCGCGCTCGCGATGCTGACATTGCCCGGCTTCGCCGCTTCGACGTCGAGCCGGCACGCGCGCAGGAACGCGTCGGGCGCGCGAGAAAGGGGATCGCTAGCGCCCATGGAGCGGCACGGCAGGCTGCAGCAGCGTCGATGTGCGACTCGCCGCGAGCTTGCGATCGAGCAGATCATCGACCAGCGCCGCGGCGATATCGACGGTCGTCACCGATTGCAGTCCACGCCACGCCGCGACACCGTTCACTTCGAGCACAAGCGGCGCGCCTGTTTCGCCCGGCATCGACAGATCGGGGATCAGGTCGACGCCCGCGTAATCGAGCCCGAGCGCGGCCGTCGCGCGCTCGGCGAGGCTCGCGAGCGCCGGATCCAGTTCGGCCGGTTCGCAGCGTGCGCCGCGCGCGACGTTGTGTATCCAGCCGCGCCCGCCCGTTCGCCGCATCGCAGCAACCGCGCGTGAGCCGATCACGAGCACGCGCCAGTCGTACGCTCCAGGCCGCGCGCGCGCACTGCCGACGAAGCGCTGCAGATACGCGACCTCGCGATAGCTGCGCAGCGGCGGCAGCGGTGTCAACGCGCCGTTCGACGCGTTCGCGCCGAGCCGCCGCAAGCCCTTGCCTTGCGAGCCGAACAGCGGCTTGATCACGACCCGGCGCGCGGCCGCCGCCTCGCGCATCAGCACGCGCTGCGCGAAGGCCGCCGATTCCGTCGCCCACGCGGGTGGCGTCGGCACGCCCGCGCGATGCAGCAGGAAGCTCGTCATCGATTTGTCGACGCTGCGCTCGATAGCACGCGCGTCGTTGTAGACGGGCACACCGCACTCGCGCAGCGCGTGCAGGATGCCGAGGCGCAGCGTGACCTGCTCGAACGTGCCGCCCGCGATGCCGCGCACGAACACCGCATCGGGCAGGTCGCGCGCGAAGCCCGGAATGGCGAGGCCAAACGGCGACCACGACGTGTCGATGCGGCAGGCGGCGAGATCGACGCAGCGCGCATCGACGCCGCGCGCGCGGAACGCTTTCTTGAGGCGTCCCGTGTGCCAGCCGGTTTCGTCGGTCATGATCGCGACGCGCAGGCCGCTTGCCGCCGATACGTCGCTCATGGCGCCCCCGGACTGGTGATGCCCGGCGTGCCTGGCTCGGCCGCCGCCGGTTCATCGTCCGCAACGAACGCGTCGCCTTGCCAGAGAGCATGCAGCAGCGCGCCGTCGAGCCGGCCGCCGCGATAGGTCGCACCGCTTTCGAGGCTGCTGACCCACACCTCGGCGGGCGCAAACAGCGACGCGTCGATCTGATAAAAGTCGTGATTGAACGACGCGAAAATTTCGGCGAACGGCCGCCCGTAGTCGCGCGAATTCGACGACGGCAACTCGGCCGCCAGCCGCCGCGCAACGGCGTCGCGCGTCACCGTCAGATGCACGCGACCGCCGTAGAGGATCGCGTCGTTGGTGCGTCCCATCGCGGCGAGGCCATCGGGCGCGGGCGGCGGCAGCGGCGCCGTGCCGCTCGCTTCAACGATTTCGCCGAGCGGCACGCCGAGCACATGCGCCTTGTGCAGCGCGACCTCGACCACGCGCGCGACGATCTGCACCGTCCCGGCGACAGACTGCGTCGGCGTGACGATCACGGTCAGCTTCTCGGGCGCGAGGCCGCAGTCGCCGACGATCTTTTCGAGCACCGCTTGCGGCGGCGGCTGGCCGACTTCCATCACCAGCATGCCAGCGTCGTGCGCGTCGCGGTAGCCTAGCTCGTCGAACAGCGTCTCCTTGCCGGCCAGCGCGCGCGCCGGTCCCGAGCCGAGCGAAAAGAACTTCTTGCCGTTGTTCTGTTCCTTGCTCGCGGAAAGACTCCAGCCCGCGTACTGGCTGCCGAGGCAGGCGAGCACGGGCGACGCCGTATGCACTTCGATCATCGCGGGCCAGAGCGGCTCCTGCTCGGCGCTGATGCGCGTCTCGATGCGGCCGAGGCCACCCATGCAGATGCGCGCGATCATCACGCCCGCCTCGACGCAGCCGGGCGTCGCGATGCCCGCGTCGACGATCGTCGGTCCGAACGCGTGACGCGACGACGCGATGCGCAGCCGCGCGACATCCGCGAGCAGTTGCGCGACGAGCGGCGCGGCGAGCGCGTTGACGCTGGGCGCGTCACGGGCGATGGGCGGCGGCGCGTTGCCGTTATGGTCAGCCGTGTGAGTCGACGAGTTCATGGCAAGGTTCGGGGCTGGTTTCGATGCGTTGCAAAAGTCGTTGCGTCTGGTGTTGCAGCTCGCGTTGCAGGGCGGTGCGCCCACCCGACATCCGGCCCGTCACGAGCACCGTGCAGACGGGCTGGCCGGCTTCGATGCGCGTGCCCGGGTTCGGAATGTCGTGACAGACAGGATCGACGAACAGCGCATCGCTGAAGCGGCGCGTCACCGTGAAGGCGGTCGGCGCGAACACGACCTGTTGTGCGACACGGCATTGCGGCGCGCCCGCGCGCTCGGGCGGCAGACGGTCATGCAGGCACGCGTCGATATGCGCGGCGAGCAATCCACGCGGCCACGCGTCGCGCCACGCGCGCTCGTACAGCGCCATCGTCGACGACGGCCGCGCGTTGACTTCGAGCACGCGGATCGCATCGCCGTCGAGCAGGAAATCGAGGCTGTTGAGTCCGCTCAGATTCGCGCGCGCCGCTATGGAGCGCACCGCGTCATCGATTTGCCGCGCAATGCTCGCAGGCAGATCGACGGGACCGAGCGAACCCGCGTGCAGATACGGCAGCGTGCCGCTCGTCACGCAAAGCTGCTCTGCGTAGCCGACCACGAAAGCTTCACGCCGCGCCGCGAGAAAGAGCGCCGACATTGGCAGTCCTTCGTTCACGCGCTGAAAGTAGCCGTCGCGTGTATCGGCGCTCTCCGCTGGACGGATATGCGTGCCGCCGCAGCCATCGGCGGCTTTGTGCAGCCAGCCTTCGGGCCGCTCGGGCGGCAAGAAAGCAACCTCGGGATGCGCGATGCGCAGTTCATCGAGCAACGGGAAAAAGCGCCTCGGATCGCGCACGGCCGCCGTCGCGTCGGCGTCGTTGCCGATCAGGCGCGGCAGTTTCGCCGTCTGTTGCAGCCAGTCGATGTGCGGCTCGATCCCGCTGCCAACCACGTAACCGATCAGCTTGGGCAGCCGCACGACGCGTTCGAGC contains the following coding sequences:
- the fae gene encoding formaldehyde-activating enzyme gives rise to the protein MAKINRVMVGESLIGEGNEVAHIDLIIGPRGSAAESAFCHALTNNKDGFTSLLAVVAPNLLTKPNTVLFNKVTIKGAKQAVQMFGPAQHAVALAVADCVEDGTIPKDEADDLFICVGVFIHWEADDDKKIQEFNYKATREALQRAVAGEPNAAEVVAKKATAAHPFAPN
- the mch gene encoding methenyltetrahydromethanopterin cyclohydrolase, with product MNSSTHTADHNGNAPPPIARDAPSVNALAAPLVAQLLADVARLRIASSRHAFGPTIVDAGIATPGCVEAGVMIARICMGGLGRIETRISAEQEPLWPAMIEVHTASPVLACLGSQYAGWSLSASKEQNNGKKFFSLGSGPARALAGKETLFDELGYRDAHDAGMLVMEVGQPPPQAVLEKIVGDCGLAPEKLTVIVTPTQSVAGTVQIVARVVEVALHKAHVLGVPLGEIVEASGTAPLPPPAPDGLAAMGRTNDAILYGGRVHLTVTRDAVARRLAAELPSSNSRDYGRPFAEIFASFNHDFYQIDASLFAPAEVWVSSLESGATYRGGRLDGALLHALWQGDAFVADDEPAAAEPGTPGITSPGAP
- a CDS encoding ATP-grasp domain-containing protein, with protein sequence MPFSAAGSTSAPFVAVAGLSARMLAQSAAHGGYQVAALDLFGDRDTRRYAKLWLDTGGSGLSIDRDKLQAALERVVRLPKLIGYVVGSGIEPHIDWLQQTAKLPRLIGNDADATAAVRDPRRFFPLLDELRIAHPEVAFLPPERPEGWLHKAADGCGGTHIRPAESADTRDGYFQRVNEGLPMSALFLAARREAFVVGYAEQLCVTSGTLPYLHAGSLGPVDLPASIARQIDDAVRSIAARANLSGLNSLDFLLDGDAIRVLEVNARPSSTMALYERAWRDAWPRGLLAAHIDACLHDRLPPERAGAPQCRVAQQVVFAPTAFTVTRRFSDALFVDPVCHDIPNPGTRIEAGQPVCTVLVTGRMSGGRTALQRELQHQTQRLLQRIETSPEPCHELVDSHG
- a CDS encoding ATP-grasp domain-containing protein; this encodes MSDVSAASGLRVAIMTDETGWHTGRLKKAFRARGVDARCVDLAACRIDTSWSPFGLAIPGFARDLPDAVFVRGIAGGTFEQVTLRLGILHALRECGVPVYNDARAIERSVDKSMTSFLLHRAGVPTPPAWATESAAFAQRVLMREAAAARRVVIKPLFGSQGKGLRRLGANASNGALTPLPPLRSYREVAYLQRFVGSARARPGAYDWRVLVIGSRAVAAMRRTGGRGWIHNVARGARCEPAELDPALASLAERATAALGLDYAGVDLIPDLSMPGETGAPLVLEVNGVAAWRGLQSVTTVDIAAALVDDLLDRKLAASRTSTLLQPAVPLHGR
- a CDS encoding triphosphoribosyl-dephospho-CoA synthase yields the protein MGASDPLSRAPDAFLRACRLDVEAAKPGNVSIASAGHGMQAAQFIDSAEAAAPALFARGARVGTRILDAVTRTQQVAGCNTNLGIVLLVAPLAAALEPLSDTAPLDATRWQASVENVLSRLDVDDARAAYRAIALANPGGLGDAPEQSVHAPPTVDLREAMSLAAERDSIARQYANGFADIFGSGLDTIAQSHCSTPTAITLDVFLTFLGAWPDSHILRKHGVAVAQSVTREARERHAQWLGADTPAHAARLDAWDAELKAQGVNPGTSADLSVATLFVAALLDPQRFTCDTV